The genome window TACCAACCTGTCAGTAAACCGTTTATGAGAGTGAGATGGAGGTTTGGTTAAATTAGGTTACTTCTCTACCAAACAGTATGTCATACTGTCGACACTACTGTCACTTACTAAATCCAATCCAGTCCTCAGGGGAATTCAACTGACTTTAGGTAGGAATCCAATTTGCCTTTTGCTTAGTCAATGTctggtctctttctgtctgtctgtctgtctgcaggtctTACAGAATCTGTTTGGTTCGCATCTGTCTTCTCTCATCCTGGCTGTTCCCAAATCTGATGACTTCACAGAGGGCTCAGGCCAAAATCCCACCcactctctcttttcctcctcctcctcctcctccagaccaTTGATCAAGAACCAGGAGGTTGCAGGAGGATTGGCTGTGGGACAGGAAGTGATTCCACAGTTCTTCCTGGGTTTCCTCCACAGACACAGGAAGCTTAGGGGGCGGAACAGGAAGTCCATGATTGGTGGAAGAGGATGCTTTGGGATGAAGATAGACCGTATCGGCTCCATCAGCGGGCTAGGGTgttagggtgagagagagagcgagagcgagagagttcGACCGACTACTACAGAACTATTTCTATGAAATCTAATGTGCTTGTGTTGAAATGCCACCTTGCTAAAAACTTGACTCAACCTTCAAAGAGGCCCCTAACATGACCCTTGACCTCTGTGATGTCACTGCTGGTGACCCTAAGATGACCTtgcatgacctctgacctctagGACTATCTGGCCAGTCAGGGACTCCATGCTGGAGACCAACATATGACCTTTCACTTTTGACTCCTGGTTCCAAGCCAGCTAGTataaaactctgtgtgtgtgtgtgtgtgtgtgtgtgtgtgtgtgtgtgtgtgtgtgtgtgtgtgtgtgtgttgtgagtgtgtgtgtttgagtgtgtgtgtgtgtgtgtgtgtgtgtgtgtgtgtgtgtgtgttcatttatgACGCTGCAGAATTCCTACCTTACATACATCTCATTTAAATGATGGTGTGTAACCAAGTAAATCGCATGTGTTGTGTGcgtaatgtgtgatattgtgtGCTCAGAATAAACGGTCTAACATCATTAACAGTGTGTTTGAGTTGAGAGGGGGTTAAAGGGACATGTGCGTAACAACGAACCTGCTGGTCTGGATCCACACACTCCTTTCCCTAAGCAAAAAGTCCACCTAACTTCGCGCGAGCAAGGTCCTTCATCTGCCACAGAAAACCTGCAGTAAAAGCTTAGGTAGCTTTTAAAAATGACAGGTTTTTCATAAATCCTGCTGCGGCTTTAAAGTGACGTCACACCAGTCAGCTCCCGCAGCAGAATCATACGCAGAAACATCTCTGAAGAGACCTGGTATGAAATGGTGCAGCCACCAAACCACCCATAAACAACTGCCTTTTGTGTGAAGCTTAAACCGTTAGGAGGATCCAAGCTGAGGCTGCAAAGGTACTTTCCCCTGACAACATGCAGGTCATCCAGAAAACGTTCAGTAGGGGCTTGCGAGGCACAGTAAATGTAGAAGCACAGCTTCAAGTGTTGATTCCAGGGTTCAAGCCAACATAGACTGTTAGAAGCTGAAATCTGCAACAGCTTCATCAAAAAGATCCACcaagtttggtgatgtttggacaaactgtcATACATTTATGATCAAGTCTGCGCCAGGCCCATGCACATGTTTGGAACTGGTGGCGCCCCCTATCGAGTCATTTCCAAATAGTTTTACACCTGTGGTTAAACATTGTTATGAAGCATATCCTGTAAGTTttgtaatcaatcaatcaatcaattcaattcaatcaaCCAATCCACCAATCcaccaatcaatcaagttgcatacagcgcttttctagttgcaacagccactcgcggcgctttacatttctggtcaaatctgaatgtcagaCACCTGTTGcaacagaacacaagccgtttcctGGACAGTCGCTccctatttcgtatgcgtaaggccaccgaaatgtgatttacaacgattaacttattcacacgtgtattacaaaaagctgtgacatgggccgtttgagactactgGCAGTAAGCGGACCAGCGACAGACCTTCGTCAGTATGCAGATAATAGtttgtcgacagcagtggaatggtcaccagaaactaccaaGTTATTTTGCTGCACCTAACATGACCATTTCCGTTATTACCACGTGGGagtgaatcagagcctctgaacacacacaggctttgcacattAACACGGCCGAATTGGTTTCCATGGTAACTGCTCCaatagatttaatcatttcagcgcatgccaggctaaccacgtgCATAAAAATcagttgtcactcaacaagtcaaacagagtgACGAATTGATGACgctgctgactagtgagccgctgcTGCAGCGGTGTTGTCAGCCAGCCTTATGACAGGGGTTTCCACTGCAGGGACAGACGCTATGATTAGTCAGTTTGCTGACGACACTACCCTGTTTCTTAAGAATGCTCGTCAAGTTCCCACTGCTATTAAAACCACAGGATGTTTTTTTGCAGTCTCTGGTCTTTGTTTGAATTTGAACAAATGTGAGCTTTTTCTCTTAAAGAGTGTACCATACTCCATATCTCTAACATACCGGTTAAGGAAAGCATGACCTATCTAGGGATTATCATTATGAGGAATTAAGAAGACGTTATGAAAACTTTAACCCTATTGTTGAGAAAACGAAGAAAAAGCTTAACCGTTGGTTGCGAAGAGACTTGTCTTTAAAAGTGTGAGTATGATTAGCCGAAGCAGAAGGTTTATCCCGTCTCACTTTTGCAGCAGTCCCTCTGTTTGTCAATAAGCAGACTTGCCGTGCAGCAGATACAttactcttcaacctcttatgaAAAACAGGAGTCCTTATGTTAAGAGGTCTGTCATTATGAATACATATGACTCTGGGGAGGGGCTCCATTTTCTTGATTTTACTACTCTTAATAATATCTTTACGATTAATTGGATAAAGCATTTTCTGAACAACCCCACTTCTATTTGGAACTTTATATTTTTTCCAGGATCGCTGGTCTTAACTTTGTCATTTTATGTGATTACAAGATAGAGAAACTTGCCTTAAAGCTAGCTAAATTCCACAGACAGATGCTTCTGTCATGGTCTTTAATTTACAAGCACAATTTCTCTCCACACAACTGTTTCATTTGGAATAATCaactcattaaatttaagaatatGTCTTTATTCTATCGAAAGTGGTTCAGCAATGGTATCATGTTAGTCAACCAATTACTTAATGCTAATGGTCTCCTGTAAAGGTATTCTGAATTCCTTAATGCCTACGGTATTCCTGTTACCCCAAAGGAGTTTGCAACGGTCATGGACGCAGTTCCTTCTGGAATTCTGACCCTCCTAAGGAGTTCTGAAGGACCAGCATCCTTGACGGCACTTGATGCTAAATTAACTTTCGTGGGTAAAGTCTGCTTGTCTACCATCTTAAGGAACAATAACCTTAATATGCGTTCCTTATTTCAATCTGACATTACTTGTACACCTTCTGCTGTCTCCTACTGGTCTACATTTGTTGGCAACTTGAATTGGAAAATATATGGTGTGTCCTGTACAAATATCTTCTTACTAATAAAATAAGGGAAAATTCTTATAAAATGTTACATAGATTCTATCCTGTAAGCACCTATCTAGTTAATGAGTTTCAGAAAGACTTGTGTGTAAAATGCTCTTTATGTGAATTGCACCCTGAAACTGTGCTGCACCTGCTCTGGCAATGTCCTTATACTGTCCCATGCTGGAAAGACCTATCACGATATGTTATTGATAATGGTGCCCCTGACTTGTCTCTTTCTTGGGAAAATCAATTGTTTTGTATTCACGTTAATAATAGTAACAAAAGTAAAGAGTTCCATATCATACATTTATTGATTATTTTAGCACAGTATCACACTCATAAGTCAAAATTTAGTCATTCTAAACCCCTGTTTTTAGATTTTGAAAATGACACCAAACAATACATTAACACCATCACTGACTGCAAAAATAAGAAAGCTGCGAAGATGGTCTATTGAATGTCTATGATCTACGGACTGTCTTTACTGGAAGATTCCCCCTGGCTCCATTCAAATTGGTTTCTCTGTTTTATTGTTGGTTGTATTAACAACTCtgttgtttgtatttgttgttcttGTTTGACAGATATATTTGAATACTGAATATTGTATCTTCTATACAACTtgtttaataaaaaataaaagtaaaaactcTTTCAGTGTGCTGGTGTTGGTACTCCGGTGCTGTTTTGCTGGTGTAAATGGATGACTCCGCGAGTCACTTGGAGTGAAAATGCAGTTAGTGCATCATATTCCCCCTGCAAGCCATTTCTAATAAAAACGCACGATTCTGTCTGCAATAAAACAATAATGatagaaacaaaaaaagaaaaaagcagtgTTGCCAACCAGCACGTGCTACCAccagcgttaccgttggcctgaCATGGTACCAAGACCCTGAGACGAGACCACTGCGGCCTGCAGACCTGCTGGACTCTCTAGTGAAGATGTGGGGTGAGTATTAATGTGAACAACACGGCTGCTTATTTCTCCCAAGTGGACTGATGACACTGCGGCCGTATCCACGTGCCACTGTGTCTCGCGTGGTGTCCGGGCAGCTCGCTCATTTACACAAACCAGTGCTCGAGTTGAGTGGCGAGTTATGGGGGTCCCCTGTTtgcggttgggggtggggggggttaaaaCGCTATTAATATGTTGGCTTCTGAAAGGTCTTCTGACTCAATGCAACCACTGTGTATgtgtgggaggaggaggggtgacTTTCAGTGTAGTTACTCTTCACTATAAGACAGGGTGAATGAACGGatgaacgaacgaatgaatgaatgaatgcccttTGCGGCAGTAGAGAGCGCCGGACTCCAGCGAGGCTTTTAATTGTGTTATTTTTCATTCTGCCTCGCTAGAGTGGCTCGTGCCGGGCGCCCGTGGTTTCACGTGCAGGTTTTACCACATGATCCAAAACATTCCTCTTCAACTGCGAAATAAACAGAAAATaatatttcagaatcagaatcagaatactttattcattcccgaggggaaattgggttctttaCAGACGCTCCCGCTCTAATAATAAAAACCATTCTCCATTCATATTCTCTGTTTCGGGTCAAATAACAGTTTAGTCTACTCTGGGTTATAGTTTCATTTCTCCAGTGTTCCAAATACAGATCTTTTGACTGATTCATAACTTGTgttattctgctgtgttttgaggcggtgctgatggGAGCTTGGTTGGTTAGCTTCAccatcagctgactgaggggactgtttTCAGGGTTCAGCTCTTGGGTTTTTAATGCCTTGAATGGAAGGGTGTCTTTTGGGCTTGAATTTAGATGCGTCCAAAATGTTACGGCCCGTTTTTGGATGTTTAACTGTAGTGGGAAACGCCCCAGTTCTGCTCGGCAGGCCTTATTTGGTGTCTTCCTTTGAACATTTAAATTCTTTCTGCAGAATTCAGTGTGCAGGGCGTCTATCGGGCGTTTGTCCCATGAGCCATGCTCCAATCCACTGAGCGGCCCCAGACCTCACTTCCCTACAAAGCTATGGGTAAAAGAACTTAATCAAATATTTTTGTCCAGACTCTAACTGGAATCTTAATGTTTAATAGTTTGGTTTTTAATGCATACATTGCCCGGCATGCTTTTTCTTTTGGTGCGTGTATTGCCATACTGAAACTTCCTGATGCAGATATGGATTAATCTCTGCATCATAGAGTGTGAGGCCTGGAGCCGCAGAACGGTCCAGCTGGTCTGCAATTCATTTATGTACAGGTTGAATAATGTTGGGCTTAAACAGCATCCTTGCTTCACACCGCATTCTTGGGTAAAATACTCTGTTATTTGATTTCCAGTTTTCACAGCACACTGGTTGTGTCTGCACATACATTTTATAAGATCATAAACCTTACTCCCTAGTCCACTTTGaaagattttgtagaaaagtCCTTCATGCCAGATGGAATTGAAGGCTTTTTTTTTATCTatgaaacaagcaaatattttccctccctttttttggTGGACATGTTTATTAATTAAAATGTGtaagtccaaaggagttgactcaagtgcaactggacttggtatatatccgttaagacgtttcgcctctcatccaagacgcttcctcagtttgtgcctttctgactagaccaagctagtctgactggctggtgatgaaactcagatatttatcctctaggagtcgttgtcagagctatagatatgagtggctcttttgtgtacagatgtttggccgcgcccgtcgttatcggagctatggatttgcatttgtttagcagcgacggtcgttgggggtgttagtttcgacttcattgttcagtggtcatgagagttgttggagccattagtgagcgactgttgttcttggaggctaggcttcttgagtctcctgggtagagatgaaaggacggcattgtaagtgggagataggtggtgtcgcagacctcctcctctgttgagggatggtttttccagtttcacatagatggcttccttcacccctctttctaaCCATCTATCtttcctgtccaaaatgtgtacgttgctgtcctggaaggagtgtgtcttctcctttaggtgtagatagactgctgagtcttgtcctgaggagtttggccttctgtgttgggccatccgtttgtgtagtggttgtttggtttctcctatgtataggtcagtgcagtcctcattgcattgtacagcatacaccagactgcttttccgggtgtgtggtacacggtctttgggatgaaccagtctttgtcggagtgtgttgctgggtttgaagtataccgggatgcggtgtttgttgaaagttctcctgagtttctcggagaccccagaaacatacgggatgactgtgctcttccttctgttccttttctcctcgtcgctcacctggttggtctttttggaacgtgttgcagttttcacaaaggtccaactggggtagccgcagggtttttaaagctcccctcgggtgtttgtgttcttctcgttgggcctgagtgctgctgggcacattgtcagctctgtgttgcagagttctgatgacgctcagtttgtgttccagagggtggtgtgagtcgaaaagtagatattggtctgtgtgtgagtaggtttcctgtaaaccccaatgtggaggctcctgtcttccccaatgtggacgtcacagtccaagaagggcaaactgttgttctttacgtcttcctttgtgaacttaatgttcttgtccactgagttgatgtggttggtaaacgcttgcacctcttgtgtttggattttgacccatgtgtcgtccacatatctgaaccagtggctcggaggtgttcctctgaaggagttcagggccctgtgttctacctcttccatatataagttggccacaatgggcgatactggtgagcccattgcacagccgtgtttctgtctgtaaaactggcccctgaattggaaatatgtagtgttcaggcaaaggtccagtagttggcaaatctggtctgggctgaggttggtcctatcgtgaagggtgtcgtcccgtagcaaacgttgcctcacagtttccaaagcctccatggttgggatgcaggtgaataacgaggtcacatcgtaggataccatggtttcatccggttccagttttacgccttggaccttgtccacgaagtcagtggagttttggatatggtgaggtgtttcgcccactaaaggggtcaagatgttggctatatgtttggcaatgttgtacgtgaccgagtttatgctgctgacgatgggcccgaggggggttccatctttatggatcttagggagtccatataagCATgggatgttatcttgtgggtagagacggtggtattgtatccgatcaatggttcctcctttctgtagtttctgtaggtactctattattctcctcttgtaaccactagtaggatcgcgtctcagaggttcataggtgtcggtgtcgctgagtaatgacgtgatcttagTCTCTGTGTGTAGGGGGCTATAGAACTCTGCTTCATTGTACGGTGACTCTGATGGAGGGGTGTATATTGCACACAAATATAAATCTACCTCACAAACCAGTTTATCCATTTTTAGCGAAATGTGGTTTTTGCTTTGCTTTAtgattctttctctctgtctctctctctgtctctctctctccctgactatctgtttctctctctctctgactgtctctctctctctctgtctctatctccttgtctctctctctctgtctctctgtctctctctctgtctgtctgtctctgtctctgtttctctgtctctctctgtctctctgtctctctccaggaCCAGCTATATAGTGGATCTAGCTGGTCCTGGACTGACCGACACCCAGGCTGTGGCCTCTCTTCTTTGGCAGAGATCTATTCGACAGACCAGGAACATTTTAAATATGAGGACTGGGAGACTGACGGAGGAGGAGTTAAtgatgctgcaggagtacagtggtggAGTGGACACTGCTGATGATAATGATCCTTTCCAGAGCTGTTTTCTTTTCCAAATCTGGATGGAGTCTCAGGACCCCTATTAAACGTATTGGACTGCAAATATGTGAACTTGTacacagttaaaggaaaaactgtaTATAATAGTTGTGTGAAAGCTCTGAACAAATGTAAACTGGGTGGGAGAGttgacacagtgtggagacaagaACTAGATGTGGGCAGTGAGGTGAAACCAATATGGAGGGTTTTATATAAACCACCTCTAAAAAAAAGGATTGGTGATTTACAACGGAGAATCCTCCATGGTGCCATTGCAGTGAACAGTTTCATCTCTATGATCAATCCTAGAGTTTCAGGTGAATGTCCTTTTTGTGGCAAAGTGGAAACTGTCTTTCATTGTTTTTACAGAAGCAGAAGACTCTGCAACCTTTTTAAAGCACTGAAGAATGTTTTAGACTGTTTTGTGAGAGGTGGTCTGGGAGTTGGCTACAAAAGAATCTGACACCTCCAAGTGGCAACTACATAATCTGGTAGTAGGGGAGGCCAAACTGtccatctacagtagcaggaagaacagagtggagaacaggacagggcaggaagtacttcctgtttcCATCTACAGTAacaggaagaacagagtggagaacaggacagtgcaggaagtacttcctgtttcCATCTACAGTAacaggaagaacagagtggagaagAGGACAgtgcaggaagtacttcctgtttccatctacagtagcaggaagaacagagtggagaacaggacagggcaggaagtacttcctgtttccatctacagtagcaggaagaacagagtggagaacaggtcagggcaggaagtacttcctgtttcCATCTACAGTAACAGGAAGAACAGAATGGAGAACAGGACAgtacaggaagtacttcctgtttccatctacagtagcaggaagaacagagtggagaacaggtcagggcaggaagtacttcctgtttcCATCTACAGTAGtaggaagaacagagtggagaacaggtcagtgcaggaagtacttcctgtttccatctacagtagcaggaagaacagagtggagaacaggtcagggcaggaagtacttcctgtttccatctacagtagcaggaagaacagagtggagaacaggtcagtgcaggaagtacttcctgtttcCATCTACAGTAacaggaagaacagagtggagaacaggtcAGGGCAGGAAGTTCTTCCTGTTtccatctacagtagcaggaagaacagagtggagaacaggccagggcaggaagtacttcctttttccatctacagtagcaggaagaacagagtggagaacaggtcagtgcaggaagtacttcctgtttccatctacagtagcaggaagaacagagtggcGAACAGGACAgtgcaggaagtacttcctgttttcctctcATTGGGGAAAGCCAGAGTCTGGGTTGATTTTAGATTTTTTAAAGGAATGAGTAATATGGGAGACTTTATCAGAAATTGGTGCTATGATGATGCAACATGTTCTTTGGCAGGTGGAGAATTAATATTCAATACCATTTTTTAAGTGATGAAATTGTTATTTTAACCGTATTGTACAGTAATTGTTTTGTCATGGAAAATGTTTTTTTGGActtgttcagtctttttaataaatgctttttttaaaataaaaaaaatctctcactttttctctgtatctctttatctgtctgtccctatctctgtctctttctgtctctctgtctctgtctctgtcaattcagttctctctgtctctgtcttgggcCTGgcaattcaattctctctctgtctctgtcaattctctctctctctgtcaattcaattctccctgcctctgtctctgtctctgtctctgtctctctc of Lampris incognitus isolate fLamInc1 chromosome 20, fLamInc1.hap2, whole genome shotgun sequence contains these proteins:
- the nppcl2 gene encoding C-type natriuretic peptide 2, with protein sequence MAASSSSSSFIPLFLLLILLFLTLTVGSQPARQRDKKQVLQNLFGSHLSSLILAVPKSDDFTEGSGQNPTHSLFSSSSSSSRPLIKNQEVAGGLAVGQEVIPQFFLGFLHRHRKLRGRNRKSMIGGRGCFGMKIDRIGSISGLGC